The DNA sequence TCTACCATGGGCCACACTACTGCTGCAGCTCCAACTGCACCTACAGCTGTGGTCGCTGTAAATAAAAAATCTCTTCTTTTTTTTGGCTTTTTATCTGACATTTTAAATAGTTTTTTGTTAAAAAATTAATTTAATATACGATTTCTTATAAGATAACAGTAATTTTTCTACTGAAAGAATGACACATTACGGATGAAACCTAGACCTAAAATTTCACTATACGAGCCAGATATTCCACAGAATACAGCTGCAATTATACGAACGTGTGCCTGTTTAGGGGCGGAATTAGAAATTATTGAGCCTTGTGGATTTTTATTATCTGACAAAAGGTTTAAAAGAGTTGTCATGGACTACATGGACTATAGTAAAATTAAATTCTACCAAAGTGCAGAACATTTTTTTGAAGAAAAAAAGAATCAAAGAATTGTTTTAATGACAACAAAGGGTTCTATAAATTATACTAAATTTAATTTTAGAGCTGATGATACAATATTATTTGGAAGAGAGAGCGCTGGTGTTCCAGAGAAGGTTCATAAGCTGATTGGTGATCGTCTAAAAATTCCAATGAATGAAAATGCGAGATCTCTAAATATAGCATCCTCAGTTGCAATAGTTTTGGCTGAAAGTTTAAGGCAAAATAATTTAATGTAATATGGACAATTCAATTAAAAAAGACCTAGCTAGCAATTGGTTCAAATTATTACAAAATGCAATTTGTAATGACATACTTGAATTAGAAAATAACAAAATAAAATTTGTATCAACTTCTTGGAAAAGAAACTCTAAAAAAGATGAAGGAGGTGGTGAATATAGAATTTTAAAAAATGGAAAAATTTTTGAAAAAGTAGGAGTAAATTTCTCAAAGGTATATGGAAAATTTCCTAAAAAATTTCAAAAAAATATACCAGGAGCTGAGAAAGATCCTAGATTTTGGGCTTCAGGAATTTCAATAGTTATGCATATGCAAAATCCGCACATTCCAGCTATGCATTTTAATACAAGATATATCAGCACTCAAAAAAATTGGTTTGGAGGGGGAATGGATGTAACCCCGGCCATCAAAGATGATAATGAAAAAAATAA is a window from the Candidatus Pelagibacter ubique HIMB140 genome containing:
- a CDS encoding tRNA (cytidine(34)-2'-O)-methyltransferase, with protein sequence MKPRPKISLYEPDIPQNTAAIIRTCACLGAELEIIEPCGFLLSDKRFKRVVMDYMDYSKIKFYQSAEHFFEEKKNQRIVLMTTKGSINYTKFNFRADDTILFGRESAGVPEKVHKLIGDRLKIPMNENARSLNIASSVAIVLAESLRQNNLM
- the hemF gene encoding oxygen-dependent coproporphyrinogen oxidase is translated as MDNSIKKDLASNWFKLLQNAICNDILELENNKIKFVSTSWKRNSKKDEGGGEYRILKNGKIFEKVGVNFSKVYGKFPKKFQKNIPGAEKDPRFWASGISIVMHMQNPHIPAMHFNTRYISTQKNWFGGGMDVTPAIKDDNEKNKFHKTLKLMCDQHNKNYYKKYKKWCDEYFYLPHRKEARGIGGIFFDYKDDNFEKDFKFVRDVGITFQMIFNEIIRKKIKKKWSLKEKEKQYIKRGRYTEFNLLYDRGTKFGLQTGGNVEGILMSLPPLAKWK